In Hoplias malabaricus isolate fHopMal1 chromosome 18, fHopMal1.hap1, whole genome shotgun sequence, the genomic window TAAAATAAATGTCGAAGCCAAGGACAAAGGGGGTCTCGCGGACACGTGTAAAGTGGTCATAGACGTGGTCGACGTGAACGATAACGCCCCCACCATCCAGCTGATGTCCTTCTCTAACACCATCGCTGAGAATGCTCCAGTGGGGACCACCGTAGCTGTTGTGAACGTAGAGGACGCAGACTCCGCTCAGAACGGAGCGGTGCAGTGTAAAATCAATGAGGACACTCCGTTTAAAATGGAGTCGTCACTGACTGATTACTACGCTTTAGTCACCGACGAAGTCCTCGACCGGGAACACGTCGCTGAGTATAACGTCACCATTTCGGTGCGGGATCAAGGAAGCCCTGCTCTCCACAGCAATAAGACCCTGACGGTGAGGGTCTCCGATGTGAACGACAACGCCCCCGTCTTCCACTCCGCTCACTACACCGCCTTCGTCCCTGAGAACAATCCCCCGGGGGTGGCGGTGCTGACCGTCAGAGCGCGCGACGCAGACTGGGGCCCGAACGCGCGGCTGTCCTACTTCCTGGAGGAGAGTGACGTCATGGGGAGCCCGGTGAGCTCTCTGATATCCATTAACTCAGACAGCGGGGTCGTTCACGCCGTGAGGTCGTTCGATTACGAGCAGATGAAGAGTCTGAGCTTTAACGTGACCGCGCGAGACGGCGGGTCCCCTCCGTTAAGTTCCGAGGTTCTGGTGACCGTCAGCGTCCAGGACCAGAACGACAACGCCCCTCAGGTGCTGTACCCGGTGCAGAGCGGCGGCTCCGTGGTGGCTGAGATGGTGCCTCGCTCAGCAGATGTGGGCTATCTGGTGACTAAAGTGGTGGCCGTGGATGTGGACTCTGGGCAGAACGCCTGGCTCTCCTACAAACTCCAGAAGGCCACGGACAGGGCGCTGTTTGAAGTGGGCGCACAGAACGGAGAGATCCGGACCGTGCGGCAGGTCACCGATAAAGACGCCGTGAAACAGAAGCTCACTGTTGTTGTGGAGGATAACGGTCAGCCCTCTCGCTCAGCCGTGGTCAGCATCAACGTGGCCGTAGCGGACGGTTTCCCCGAGGTGCTGTCCGAGCTGACGGACTTTCCGCAGGGCAGAGAATACAACGAGAAGCTGagcttttatttagttttagcGCTGGCCGCGGTGTCCTTCCTCTTCATCACAACTGTAGTGGTCATCGTCTCAGTGAAGATCTACAGATGGAGACAGTCTCGTGTTCTCtatcagtccagtctcccgGTGATTCCCTACTATCCCCCCGGGTACGCGGACACAGGAGTGAGCGCCACTCTGCCGCACATGTATAACTATGACGTGTGTATGAGCACCAGCTCGAGGAAGAGTGACTGTAAATATTCTACACTTGGTGGACAGAGTGTTTTAGTGGTGGACCAGGGCTTTTCAGAGACTCTGCAGCGCGCCCTGAAGGACAAGGACTTCCTGGACAGTGCAGAGTCTCCGGAAACGGTAGGACACTGGTTGATTTTGTCATGAATTCTTTCGTGTCGCTGGGCATTTCATCTTTTGACTTTATTAGTTGTTCTGTTCTGGACTGTTATTAATGATCACCactttacatctctttactctGTGAAACATTGGTTCATCTGCTCAGTTTTAAACAGCTGATAGTCCTCAGTGAAGGACAGTTCTAGGTGCTGATCCACTGATGGGTTCATATCAAGGCGGGAGATACTTCAAGCAGAATGCGGGTTAGTGGTGTGTTTCCACGAGTTTTTAATGCGTCCAAACTTTAATTTACTTCAGTTCACAGTTCATCCAGGTTCAAAATattcatgaaaataaatatgtagtCTTCACTGCTTGGAAGAACATGGAAGCTTTGGTCTCTCCATAGACAAATATTATTGATCGTCCGTGATcccgtttttcttttttctttactctttacTGAAGATATCTCAGtcacttttaatttatatacTTTATTTGTCAAATGACTGCATGGAATCACACAGTTTATACACTGAGGTATATTTTCAGTGATGTACTCATTCTCATGATGACATTTTTGGCAACTTTTTGACAACATTAACATATTCaaagtgttttcttttcttcagcGTAAACACTGACCCACACAATGTTCACTGACTGATCAACTCCCTCTAACTTACACGCAGTCAAGTGtcttttataaatatgtatcaGTATGCTTGTACATTATCACACATGGCTGAACAAAGTGACACGTTGCTATGGAGATCAGCTAAAAGCACTTTAAACACATCAGTCAGGAATCACAATAAACTCACTCCCCTTCAATCAACACACAACTTTAAAGTGGTGTTTTCACAACAGACACATGCCCTCAGCCTTAGCCTCTCTCTGCTTTACCCAGCTCACTCAAGGGATGTTCTGAACAATCTCAGTGATTGGCTGGTGTTTCCAACGTCTAAATGTTGTGTTAAAATACGAAAATTGAAGGTTTATTGAACATGTTTCTTCCACACGTCCAATGTATCGttcaacatcttttttttttcctttttccacaCTCAGTAACATCAGTTTTATGACTAGAATTCCACAAATAACTCCCATCTGTTACAGTGCACTTTAGAAATGGTACAGTTTTGTTTGTACTTCTCACAGAGCCTCTAAATCAAACCTCATCTACTGTAGAGCATTATTCTTAGTGCAGATGCTTTATTTGTACAAACTACAGAATCATAAGTACGTCATGAGGTAAACAAACATTTGAACTGTGTGTATTTACCCTTCAGTCACAACAGTGACCATAaaaatgtttgtatttgtgtagcTCTAAAAATGTTACTGTAAAAATATATCAGTGCATTTCTGGCAAAGTGCAGTGTCACATGTTTAGAGTAAACAGTCACATGACCAGAACTGTTTATGTCCTATTAAAGCTCCCAATGAAAGGTTAATAAAGTGTGTGAACGTAAACAGGGGACACTTATTTTTGAAACATTAAATCTATAAAGAGTGGATATATCCATTTTCATTTACTCAGCTTTGTTTACTGTGGTCATAGGAGGAGTAACATGTTGATGGCAACCATAGTAACCGGTGGGATAACACAGCACATCTAAGTACACACTTATATACATTTGTAGTTCTTCTACAAACTTTCTACACTGTTTGTTTCCTTTAGTTTCAGTTTGAGTCAAGTTCTAGATCCAAGTGACCATCTAGACGAGGCATGCAGAATTACAGTTATCTCTCAGAATGAGGAAGAGGCTGTCCTCAGTGATGGTGGCAGTGATAGATCAGACCTGGAGTAAGAGGGAGAGACGGGTCATCTGTCAGCCAGGCCGTTAAAGACATATGCTGAACTTATTTAAACAGATCATGACAGGAACAACATTATCAGtgaagacccccccccccccttatggCCATCCTTCCCTCATTGACCAGTCTCCTGACCCCGCTCTTACCTTCATCCACTGCTGCTAATATACCTCCACCACAAGAGGGTCCAGGCAGAAGAGCCAAGGGCCTCTATAATCTATAGGAGCCAGCCACAACAGCCAAAGGTAAAGATGCAGGGGGTTAAACGACTGAAGTGTAATTCCAAATCCCACAGTGATGACACACCATCAACGTACGTGAGACATTCACTAAACGTTCAGATGTTATAATGAATTTGCAATATTCATGTTTCAATACATGCTTCACAATGGAAACAGTGTTGATGTTTGATGTTCTACTATCTTTACTTTCCGTATTCGTAAGGGTTTttcagtgtgtaaaactgtaatTAGTGGACCCCAGCCTTTCCACAGAGTGCTCTGTTATATTCAGATGTGACTAAGTCCAAAATGTGCTGTTAACTAGGAGAAGGATGTACAAGACTTTGTCTGAGTGCATAGGTCAAATATAGTAGTTGCATATGGACCATAGCCTCCCACATCTCCACAAACAAACACTTCCACCCATTTGTCctggaaaatgtaaaaatatagtgCTGGGTTATTTCACAGGGTAATAATGACACATAACTGGGACATTTTCATGtctagaataaaaaaaacaatgtgaataaattgtttaaataaagcagGCACTGGGAATAAAACAGATTCATTAAAGAAAACTACACTTTATTACGGATTGTATTTTGAGGACTGCGTGGAGAACACTTTTTGGCGCCAAAAACAGTTTTGTGACGTGGTAGAAGTTATTCTCAGAGAATGAACGGCACGTGACACTGACAGTGTGTCCAAGTTGGATACGTGTGTTTTATCGAAACACAGACAGCAGCGGTCCCCATTCAGACACGTTCCTCTCTGCTTTCCTGTGTCTGGCGCTGTTCATCTCTTTAGTGCTGAAACACTGAGGAGCTCCCAGTCTCCACTGCTCCAGCTCATCTGCACTTGTTCTAGTGATGGAGAACTACTGGGTGGTCTTCACTACTTTTGACCACTGCAGTAGAACTGATGTCACTCAGGTTTTAGAACGTATTTAGACGTGTTTAAGAATAAATTAAACGTGGTGCTTGTAACGGCTCTTTCTATTTTCCACTCCACGGCACTGATAAAATATAGAGTAGACTCTTTAACGCTGAAGATCCACATCTGATTCCTGGGGTTTCTTTTATAAGGAGCTCACGCCTTTAGTGACGGTGCATTTCCAGTGTCCGTACACTAAGGGCCGCTATTGGACCACATTAGTGAGACAGCAGTGGAAACCCTCCACagtccctcctcctcctgcctcacactgagggctttaatgTGGAGGAGGAATCTgcgtctctttctgtctttctcccgGGAACAGGCTGCATCTACaatccttcatttatttaaactaaTATCTCTTTTACCGCGAGTATAACCGTGTGTGGATGACGCCATGGCTCCGCGTGTGGGTTATTTCCGCTCGTGTGTGGTTTCTCAGCATCGTCGGAGACGGACAGCGCAGTTAAAATGGCAGACCGTGCTCTTTCTCCTCTGTGTTTACGGGACGGACGCGGTGTCGGGTCAAGCGCGGTACTCGATCCCGGAGGAGATGCCCGAGGGCTCCTTTGTAGGAAACATCGCCAAGGATTTGGGGCTCGAGATCAGTAGACTGCTTTCAGGGAAAGCTCGAGTTGTGACAAAGGGCGGTCGGCAGTATGTGGAACTGAGCAGAGACAAAGGCGCTCTGGTCGTGAAGGAGAGGATAGACCGAGAGGAGCTCTGTAAGCAAACAACGCCCTGCAGCTTCAGCTTTGATCTCATCATTGAGAACCCCATCCAGCTCCATCGCATCACGGTCGAGGTCCTGGACATCAATGATAACGCTCCGGTTTTTCCGAAAGGTAccgttcatttaaaaataagcgAAAATGCAGCGCGTGGGGCTCGTTTTCCTTTGGACAGCGCTGTGGATAAGGACGTGGGAGTTAATGGGATTCAAAACTATGCACTTTCTCCAAAAGACAACTTCAAACTGGAAATAAATAGCCAGGCGGATGGAAGTAAACATGTAGAAATGGTGCTGCAGCGCGAGCTGGACCGAGAGGAGCGCGAGGAGCTGCAGCTAATTCTAATAGCAGCAGATGGAGGAACGCCTAAAAAATCTGGAACAGTTCAAATCATTGTCACTGTTTTAGATGTTAACGATAATGCTCCTGTGTGCCAACAGCCTGTTTATAAAGTTGAAGTTATGGAGAATTCTCCAATTAGAACAGTTTTAACAACTGTAAAAGCTGCTGATGCTGACGAGGGAAGTAATGGACACATATCATATTCTATTGCTCAAGCTAGCAAAGAGGCCAGAGAATTGTTTGGAATAAATCCAGAAACAGGTGATATTACAACATCAGATATTTTAGATTACGAAACAGAAAACAGGTATCAGTTACACATCAAGGCAATGGACAACGGGGGTCTCGCGGACACGTGTAAAGTGGTCATAGACGTGGTCGACGTGAACGATAACGCCCCCACCATCCAGCTGATGTCCTTCTCTAACACCATCGCTGAGAATGCTCCAGTGGGGACCACCGTAGCTGTTGTGAACGTAGAGGACGCAGACTCCGCTCAGAACGGAGCGGTGCAGTGTAAAATCAATGAGGACACTCCGTTTAAAATGGAGTCGTCACTGACTGATTACTACGCTTTAGTCACCGACGAAGTCCTCGACCGGGAACACGTCGCTGAGTATAACGTCACCATTTCGGTGCGGGATCAAGGAAGCCCTGCTCTCCAAAGCAATAAAACCCTGACGGTGAGGGTCTCCGATGTGAACGACAACGCCCCCGTCTTCCACTCCGCTCACTACACCGCCTTCGTCCCTGAGAACAATCCCCCGGGGGTGGCGGTGCTGACCGTCAGAGCGCGCGACGCAGACTGGGGCCCGAACGCGCGGCTGTCCTACTTCCTGGAGGAGAGGGACGTCATGGGGAGCCCGGTGAGCTCTCTGATATCCATTAACTCAGACAGCGGGGTCGTTCACGCCGTGAGGTCGTTCGATTACGAGCAGATGAAGAGTCTGAGCTTTAACGTGACCGCGCGAGACGGCGGGTCCCCTCCGTTAAGTTCCGAGGTTCTGGTGTCCGTCAGCGTCCAGGACCAGAACGACAACGCCCCTCAGGTGCTGTACCCGGTGCAGAGCGGCGGCTCCGTGGTGGCTGAGATGGTGCCTCGCTCAGCAGATGTGGGCTATCTGGTGACTAAAGTGGTGGCCGTGGATGTGGACTCTGGGCAGAACGCCTGGCTCTCCTACAAACTCCAGAAGGCCACGGACAGGGCGCTGTTTGAAGTGGGCGCACAGAACGGAGAGATCCGGACCGTGCGGCAGGTCACCGATAAAGACGCCGTGAAACAGAAGCTCACTGTTGTTGTGGAGGATAACGGTCAGCCCTCTCGCTCAGCCGTGGTCAGCATCAACGTGGCCGTAGCGGACGGTTTCCCCGAGGTGCTGTCCGAGCTGACGGACTTTCCGCAGGGCAGAGAATACAACGAGAAGCTGagcttttatttagttttagcGCTGGCCGCGGTGTCCTTCCTCTTCATCACAACTGTAGTGGTCATCGTCTCAGTGAAGATCTACAGATGGAGACAGTCTCGTGTTCTCtatcagtccagtctcccgGTGATTCCCTACTATCCCCCCGGGTACGCGGACACAGGAGTGAGCGCCACTCTGCCGCACATGTATAACTATGACGTGTGTATGAGCACCAGCTCGAGGAAGAGTGACTGTAAATATTCTACACTTGGTGGACAGAGTGTTTTAGTGGTGGACCAGGGCTTTTCAGAGACTCTGCAGCGCGCCCTGAAGGACAAGGACTTCCTGGACAGTGCAGAGTCTCCGGAAACGGTAAGAACTGGTAGAAATTAACATATCATCGTAATCTTATTTGCCGCATCCGTTTCAGAGTCGCggtgaaattaacttttctTTCGATAGTTGTCCCTTTCCTTAGAGAAGCTTTGTTCGTGTTTGTTGAAGCTTGGACGCTGCTACATTAAACTTATTGGTGTCAGACATTTTCAGAGAATACTATTCACTAGGACGAGTTTATCCAGTGACGTAACAATGTAATGTTAGCATCAGCAGTGACTTTAATTCTGAGATGTGTTGACCTCTGCTCTTCTTATTGCaatcagttgtgttctgtgaaaaCCTTTAAACGGAAGAGTTTGAGGAAATGTTTACTGCTCTTTGTCCATCATCAGCGCTATGATCGTGTATCTAACACCGAACAACTGCACAATCGTTTGAGTGATGAGTCATTTGTCCTACATGTACATGTACACGaatgtacatattttaaaagcattatTGGAAAATAAACTTTTTTATATCACTGTATATGCATTTTTTGAAATATCTATTTGACGtcataaaacaatttaaaagtaGCATTTCACTTGTTTCACCAGTACACGAAGGTAACAGTTCAGGGggaaaaagcaacaaaaaagttaaaaataaatgtttttatttacatttcagatGCTAATCATCTTGCGTTAAGCTTAGCATGTTGCTAACagcttatttacatttacaatatttaaCAGATTCTTATACACAACGACTTGCATCTTATGGCTGAAGGCAGGAGTTGCCAAACTTTTCATAAGACCTATCTGTATCCAATTTTACTcactatattaattataataattcatttgtaatttgccctgtgaaggactggcgccccctccagggtatattcccgccttgtgcccaatgattccaggtaggctctggacccaccgcgaccctggattggataagggttacagacaatgaatgaatgaatgaatttgtaatttaattatttaaaaaatataattattatattattaaattaaaacactTCTGTTTTGTATTCAGCTCTAATCTGCAGTATGAACATATCAATACAGTTCTGCTCTGTGTTATTCAGCTACAGGACTGAGCTTACCCTCAGCACAAATCAAAGATGGCTGTCAGAATGAGCATCACACTCTCTTTAACACGTAAGATGATCTACACACTATAAAGCTATAGAGAAACTGAGCTGTTCAGATGACCGTTACTGTCAGTACCGGTTAATGACTGATTTGGTACTGAGGATTATTTCTGACCTCAGTTCAGCAGCAGGGAACGGCCCCCAGCACAAGTAGACTTTCATACACGGCTCCAAACACGGTCGCGCGCGCTTTATTTCCAGTGCCAGCAGCCGCTAGATGGGGGACAGTGGTCGCCGCGCAGTTTGTTGATAACAGGAGAACTTTGGAAGTGCGTGTAACCAGTTTTAATGTGGAACCCCGGCACAGTAACTATTCGGGACGAATACACGTTACGTTGTGAATAACCCTGAATACGTTGCGAATAAATGTTGGACCTCCGCATGGAATATGAATATAACTTAAGCCTTACTGGTATTCAGTCTATATCCCTTGGCACGTCTCTAAGACCTGCTGTTGAAACTGAATTTAATATTGAAACTAATATGTTTTTCATAGCGAAACGTGCTCTAATCAGTGGCGGACGGCGGCGGGTAAACCTGCCTGAACAAGTTATAAGCGGCTAACGTTTAGTGAATTTATCAAGTCGCGTATGCGACAGCTTACATGGTTTCGCTTTATGATGTGTACAATATTCAGTTGTTTCCTAAAATATAGTAGATTTCATGAGAATAAGCGGATGCTGGAATCTAGTCTCTAAAGAATTTTAAAGCAGTGAAAAAATGACCGACTTCACACAGTGGGGggagtttttatttaaatttggataCATTTCTTCTCCGACTAGACTCCAGCATCTTCTTATTCACAGGCAATGTACTACACTTCACTTTATAACAagtattgtttgttttataatccACAGTGCGATGATATGATGAACCCGTGTATGCTAACACATTCACTAGCCACATAGAGCTATGGCAGTATTAAGAAACAAAGTCACACGATTTTATTtcgttaaataaatgaaaaataaatacatttaaattcgtTGCTTGCTTGACTACTGACTTTATTTAGCACATAAAGACAAGAGCAGACTCCACCGAAGTCATCCACCCAGCCCTTAAACCAGTACTGAGCGGGAGACTGAACGTTGAATCCTGCGCATGCTCACATCGTAGCCTTTATTACTAATAGATTGTTTAAGCTGTCTACACTCAAGACAATaagttcattgtttttttttctctctacaATTAATGATGACTTACAAAAAACTAGTAAGAAGTGCATTTTCTTCATAATTAAGTAAAGTTTACTCATTAATTTAAGTCATCGCCcctattacattttacagtgtagaaAACTCTAGTCCTTTTCTTGTTTCTCAGTCTCTTGAATGTGTAAATGTACACCAAACTTCACATGCACCACATTTGGAAGGGGAAAGGACCATGTCGATTGGAGTAGAagccgagagaggggagggATGACTAGACGTAGGGAGAGAGAGGACCAGAGATGAAGGGAATTGGCGGGTTCTCTCCCAGCCCTTAAGTCTGGTCAGATGCTGTTCTTTGAAGaaataaaactttattaaaACTCTAGACAGTGTCTGGCAGAGATTCTTCTACAGCGCCCACAACTCCCCAGGAAAGGCACAGCActacatttgtatttgtttttaaatgtgtttatatctcATGTTTGCATTAAATCATGGCCCATATCCAGAGATATCATTGGAATGAGATGCACTCGTCGCCATGTTGTATTTCtcgaaatatattatttaattaacaaCGCTGTTATTTCACTCGATAAACCTGGATATCCCATCTACCCCTGAGTACATGTGAGGCACCTCCGTTACATATTTATGGCAATGTTAAACAGCAAGGACACTGAACATACCTTTTCTGTTAGAGTCAGTCAGGGGTTTCAGCACTGGACAGCGCCGGGCGGAGAGC contains:
- the LOC136674486 gene encoding protocadherin beta-16-like; its protein translation is MAPRVDYFRSCVVSQHRRRRTAQLKWQTVLFLLCVYGTDAVSGQARYSIPEEMPEGSFVGNIAKDLGLEISRLLSGKARVVTKGGRQYVELSRDKGALVVKERIDREELCKQTTPCSFSFDLIIENPIQLHRITVEVLDINDNAPKFPKGTVHLEISESTASGKRFPLDSAVDLDVGLNGIQSYALSPTDHFKLEVNNHEGDSKNVDMVLQRELDREERKELKLVLTAYDGGSPKKSSTVQIHISVLDNNDNSPVCKQSVYKAEVREDSPVGSVLTTVSAADADEGVNGEVSYSFAQASEEARNLFQINPETGEITTLDRLDFERTTSYKINVEAKDKGGLADTCKVVIDVVDVNDNAPTIQLMSFSNTIAENAPVGTTVAVVNVEDADSAQNGAVQCKINEDTPFKMESSLTDYYALVTDEVLDREHVAEYNVTISVRDQGSPALHSNKTLTVRVSDVNDNAPVFHSAHYTAFVPENNPPGVAVLTVRARDADWGPNARLSYFLEESDVMGSPVSSLISINSDSGVVHAVRSFDYEQMKSLSFNVTARDGGSPPLSSEVLVTVSVQDQNDNAPQVLYPVQSGGSVVAEMVPRSADVGYLVTKVVAVDVDSGQNAWLSYKLQKATDRALFEVGAQNGEIRTVRQVTDKDAVKQKLTVVVEDNGQPSRSAVVSINVAVADGFPEVLSELTDFPQGREYNEKLSFYLVLALAAVSFLFITTVVVIVSVKIYRWRQSRVLYQSSLPVIPYYPPGYADTGVSATLPHMYNYDVCMSTSSRKSDCKYSTLGGQSVLVVDQGFSETLQRALKDKDFLDSAESPETVGHWLILS
- the LOC136674487 gene encoding protocadherin beta-16-like gives rise to the protein MAPRVGYFRSCVVSQHRRRRTAQLKWQTVLFLLCVYGTDAVSGQARYSIPEEMPEGSFVGNIAKDLGLEISRLLSGKARVVTKGGRQYVELSRDKGALVVKERIDREELCKQTTPCSFSFDLIIENPIQLHRITVEVLDINDNAPVFPKGTVHLKISENAARGARFPLDSAVDKDVGVNGIQNYALSPKDNFKLEINSQADGSKHVEMVLQRELDREEREELQLILIAADGGTPKKSGTVQIIVTVLDVNDNAPVCQQPVYKVEVMENSPIRTVLTTVKAADADEGSNGHISYSIAQASKEARELFGINPETGDITTSDILDYETENRYQLHIKAMDNGGLADTCKVVIDVVDVNDNAPTIQLMSFSNTIAENAPVGTTVAVVNVEDADSAQNGAVQCKINEDTPFKMESSLTDYYALVTDEVLDREHVAEYNVTISVRDQGSPALQSNKTLTVRVSDVNDNAPVFHSAHYTAFVPENNPPGVAVLTVRARDADWGPNARLSYFLEERDVMGSPVSSLISINSDSGVVHAVRSFDYEQMKSLSFNVTARDGGSPPLSSEVLVSVSVQDQNDNAPQVLYPVQSGGSVVAEMVPRSADVGYLVTKVVAVDVDSGQNAWLSYKLQKATDRALFEVGAQNGEIRTVRQVTDKDAVKQKLTVVVEDNGQPSRSAVVSINVAVADGFPEVLSELTDFPQGREYNEKLSFYLVLALAAVSFLFITTVVVIVSVKIYRWRQSRVLYQSSLPVIPYYPPGYADTGVSATLPHMYNYDVCMSTSSRKSDCKYSTLGGQSVLVVDQGFSETLQRALKDKDFLDSAESPETLQD